The following proteins are co-located in the Apium graveolens cultivar Ventura chromosome 5, ASM990537v1, whole genome shotgun sequence genome:
- the LOC141660817 gene encoding uncharacterized protein LOC141660817 — translation MTKRSNVQDSDVVAGTLSLNSVPVKVLFDSGASNSFLSKECVSNMDLLLEDLTEPLTIEVANQDKVSVNQFFPRCQLKICGRFFLVDLIPFKLGEFDVILGMDWLSQYKANINCKKTKVLLYTEDNVWVIYQGQKQEKKFLPVLEAKKSLRQGCEAYLDHVVDTEKKAPSLDGIPVVNEFLDVFLDELPRLPPDREIEFSIDLILGAEPVSKALYRMAPVEMKELAKQLQELLEKGSKNLSNETTAFARRETVAAVNGEY, via the exons atgaccaagagATCTAATGTTCAGGACTCggatgtagttgcaggtacgctttctcttaattctgTGCCTGTTAAAGTTTTGTTTGACTCAGGAGCGTCTAATTCTTTTCTATCTAAAGAATGTGTAAGTAATATGGATTTGCTATTGGAAGATTTAACCGAGCCCTTGACTATAGAAGTGGCCAATCAGGATAAAGTTTCAGTAAACCAATTTTTCCCTAGGTGTCAACTAAAAATTTGTGGGCGTTTCTTTTTAGTGGACTTAATACCCTTtaaattaggagaatttgatgtgattctaggaatggattggttgtcccagtATAAGGCAAATATTAATTGTAAGAAAACGAAAGTCTTGTTGTATACAGAAGATAATGTTTGGGTAATTTACCAAGGACAGAAGCAGGAAAAGAAATTCCTTCCGGTATTGGAAGCAAAGAAGTCattgagacaaggatgtgaggcataTTTAGACCATGTCGTGGATACCGAGAAGAAGGCACCTAGTTTAGATGGGATTCCAGTAGTTAATGAGTTTTTAGATGTGTTTCTAGACGAGTTACCAAGATTACCACCCGATCgggagattgagttttctattgatCTAATTCtgggagcagaaccagtttcaaaggctcttTATCGTATGGCTCCAGtagagatgaaagagctagctaAACAGCTTCAGGAACTTTTAGAAAAAGGG TCTAAAAACCTTTCCAATGAAACAACAGCGTTTGCGAGAAGGGAAACGGTagctgcagtaaatggtgagtattga